One Deltaproteobacteria bacterium genomic region harbors:
- a CDS encoding YqgE/AlgH family protein, translating into MRRGGDHPRMDPGDSFAPTLLIAMPQLQDKNFARSVILLCEHSGNGAIGFVVNRPTDLRAAQAVALDPPVQSDSGLMLWSGGPVEPQRGFLLLGDDPGVENSERIADGFHLTASVEVLRRLLEATPDELARRRCRLLLGYAGWSAGQLDRELAASAWLSAPPDAGLVFETPPEDMWESAIRSLGVDPMALTLGPGVQ; encoded by the coding sequence ATGCGACGCGGTGGCGACCATCCGCGCATGGACCCAGGCGACTCGTTCGCGCCGACGCTGCTCATCGCGATGCCGCAGCTCCAGGACAAGAACTTCGCCCGCAGCGTGATCCTCCTGTGCGAGCACAGCGGCAACGGAGCGATCGGCTTCGTCGTGAACCGTCCGACGGACCTGCGGGCCGCGCAAGCCGTTGCGCTCGATCCGCCGGTGCAGAGCGACAGCGGGCTCATGCTCTGGAGCGGCGGCCCGGTCGAGCCGCAGCGCGGCTTCCTGCTCCTCGGTGATGACCCGGGCGTCGAGAACTCGGAGAGGATCGCGGACGGATTCCACCTGACCGCCTCGGTCGAGGTGCTGCGCCGCCTGCTCGAGGCCACGCCCGACGAGCTCGCACGAAGGCGCTGTCGGCTGCTCCTCGGCTACGCGGGCTGGAGCGCCGGCCAGCTCGACCGCGAGCTCGCCGCCTCGGCCTGGCTCTCGGCGCCGCCCGACGCCGGGCTCGTCTTCGAGACGCCGCCCGAGGACATGTGGGAGAGCGCCATCCGCAGCCTCGGGGTCGATCCGATGGCGCTGACGCTCGGACCCGGCGTGCAGTAG
- a CDS encoding RNA-binding protein, with product MGRKLFVGNLAYGVTDDDLQQLFSQAGTCESASVVMDRDTGQSRGFAFVMMASADDAERARKQLDGTELKGRRLRVDEANDQSTPGARARRPGGRGTGGSPDRHRL from the coding sequence ATGGGGCGGAAATTGTTCGTCGGCAATCTCGCCTACGGCGTGACCGACGACGACCTGCAGCAGCTCTTCTCTCAGGCCGGCACTTGCGAGTCGGCGTCGGTGGTGATGGACCGCGACACCGGACAGTCACGCGGCTTCGCGTTCGTCATGATGGCGAGCGCCGATGATGCCGAGCGTGCCCGCAAGCAGCTCGACGGCACGGAGCTGAAGGGTCGACGCCTGCGCGTGGACGAAGCCAACGATCAGTCCACGCCCGGTGCCCGCGCGCGACGTCCGGGCGGCCGCGGCACGGGCGGCTCGCCCGATCGCCACCGTCTGTAA
- a CDS encoding translocation/assembly module TamB, with protein sequence MGSAGPRGQLRLELTDAQVHAYRRRTVAAAVDWQRAAGADRTSLTVTAAGDEGAADRLAATLTRAGSTATIAIQELVGTPSGGPPWRLVRPASVTVSDDAVKSEAIALAAAAQRVTLAGKLGRTGESDASLEIAGLELTPFCTLAGGRSCGGTLSLQARLAGTAVAPRLGATVRADSLRVDDVALGSLTLDTRYAERQATLHGLLRHPEAGELRADGTVPIDLAWAGARRNTSGEPLAIRVHADSLDLRFARALAPGQVREADGRLALDARLSGTRAAPRAEGSATLAAGRLVLAATGATYEEVRVQLAAAGDAIELGALHARGGDGTLDATGRIGLAGGDSAALDLRAHLHDFMAVRRPELEAAVSGTIGVGGSVGAPDVQADLQVERAVVRPAVLPAQDSALKADPSIVVVGGPAPHETPPETPSFVRALRLAVAARIQRNAWVRRADADIELGGELKVTQAPGEAVHIAGAIRLLRGWYVFQGRRFTLEEEGTITFKGATPPNPAFDVTAVFKNPNYRVTVHLGGTSEKPELTLASDPPLEQADILSVIVFGKPARDLGKGESAALQEQALQLASGYVMPELRASVMDTLGLDTLDVEMPQGGGTERRGRVSVGRYVAGDVFVSLAQEFGARAGQAVGVEYGLTPEISVKGSTSTRGDSAIDVYWHRRY encoded by the coding sequence GTGGGGAGCGCGGGGCCACGCGGCCAGCTGCGTCTCGAGCTGACCGACGCACAGGTCCACGCGTACCGGCGGCGCACGGTCGCGGCCGCAGTCGACTGGCAACGGGCCGCCGGGGCCGACCGCACGAGCCTCACGGTGACGGCGGCCGGGGACGAGGGCGCGGCAGACCGGCTCGCCGCCACGCTCACGCGCGCCGGCTCGACGGCGACGATCGCCATCCAGGAGCTCGTCGGGACGCCGTCCGGAGGTCCGCCGTGGCGTCTCGTCCGCCCGGCCAGCGTGACGGTCTCGGACGACGCGGTGAAGAGCGAGGCCATCGCGCTCGCGGCCGCCGCGCAGCGCGTGACGCTCGCCGGCAAGCTCGGCCGCACCGGCGAGAGCGACGCGTCGCTCGAGATCGCAGGCCTCGAGCTGACGCCGTTCTGCACGCTCGCCGGCGGCCGGAGCTGCGGCGGGACGCTGTCACTCCAGGCGCGCCTCGCAGGCACGGCGGTGGCGCCACGCCTCGGGGCAACCGTGCGCGCGGACTCGCTCCGCGTGGACGACGTGGCGCTCGGCAGCCTGACGCTCGACACCCGCTACGCGGAGCGGCAGGCGACCCTGCACGGCCTCCTCCGCCACCCCGAGGCGGGCGAGCTTCGCGCCGACGGCACGGTACCCATCGACCTCGCGTGGGCCGGAGCGCGACGGAACACGTCGGGCGAGCCGCTCGCGATCCGCGTGCATGCGGACAGCCTGGATCTCCGCTTCGCCCGCGCGCTCGCGCCCGGTCAGGTCCGCGAGGCCGACGGCCGGCTCGCGCTGGACGCGCGGCTCAGCGGGACGCGCGCCGCCCCGCGTGCCGAAGGCAGCGCGACGCTCGCGGCCGGCCGTCTGGTGCTGGCGGCGACCGGCGCGACGTACGAGGAGGTTCGCGTGCAGCTCGCGGCCGCCGGGGACGCGATCGAGCTCGGCGCGCTCCATGCGCGCGGGGGCGACGGCACGCTCGACGCCACCGGCCGCATCGGCCTCGCCGGCGGCGATTCCGCGGCGCTCGACCTGCGCGCGCACCTGCATGACTTCATGGCCGTACGCCGCCCCGAGCTCGAGGCGGCAGTCAGCGGAACGATCGGCGTCGGCGGCAGCGTCGGCGCGCCCGACGTGCAGGCGGACCTGCAGGTCGAGCGCGCAGTCGTCCGCCCCGCTGTCCTCCCCGCGCAGGACAGTGCCTTGAAGGCCGATCCTTCGATCGTGGTGGTCGGCGGTCCCGCGCCGCACGAGACGCCGCCGGAGACGCCCTCGTTCGTGCGGGCGCTCCGGCTGGCGGTGGCCGCGCGCATCCAGCGCAACGCCTGGGTGCGCCGGGCGGATGCGGACATCGAGCTCGGTGGCGAGCTGAAGGTCACCCAGGCGCCCGGAGAGGCCGTCCACATCGCGGGCGCCATCCGTCTCCTCCGCGGGTGGTACGTCTTCCAGGGCCGGCGGTTCACGCTCGAGGAGGAGGGCACGATCACGTTCAAGGGCGCCACGCCACCCAATCCGGCCTTCGACGTCACCGCCGTCTTCAAGAACCCGAACTATCGCGTCACCGTGCACCTCGGCGGCACGAGCGAGAAGCCCGAGCTCACGCTCGCCTCCGACCCGCCGCTCGAGCAGGCGGACATCCTCTCGGTCATCGTCTTCGGCAAGCCCGCGCGCGACCTCGGCAAGGGCGAGAGCGCCGCGCTCCAGGAGCAGGCCCTCCAGCTCGCCTCGGGCTACGTCATGCCGGAGCTGCGGGCGTCGGTCATGGACACCCTGGGGCTCGACACCCTCGACGTCGAGATGCCGCAGGGCGGCGGCACCGAGCGCCGCGGGCGGGTGAGCGTCGGCCGCTACGTGGCCGGCGACGTCTTCGTGTCGCTCGCGCAGGAGTTCGGCGCGCGCGCGGGCCAGGCGGTGGGGGTCGAGTACGGCCTCACGCCCGAGATCTCGGTCAAGGGCTCGACGTCGACGCGCGGCGACAGCGCGATCGACGTCTACTGGCACCGGCGCTACTGA
- a CDS encoding efflux RND transporter periplasmic adaptor subunit: protein MTRRAAALVVALGLAAAACGERSRAEPSTATKPEPVTVTVANTAVRPIERTVSVVGTLAPTAQAEVASDIEGRLVAIEADLGDRVHPEQVLARVREDEIRAKLREAEASLEKAVADEGRGRPLHGNGVISAQEYEQVRTALEVARARRDQLRIQLERAAIRSPLEGSVAARLLDAGCYVKPGTVVFRLVQDDPLKFRGDVPERDVPALAAGQDVRITVDAFPGETFVGHVSRVGAASDPAVRSLAFEALVSNEDHRLRPGFFGHGEVVVRRDERALAVPRSALSTFAGVTKLFVIEDGVARERQVVVGVDLGDGWVEVTEGVARGTQVATSGLSKLADGTPVVVRADAPPGA, encoded by the coding sequence ATGACGCGACGGGCCGCCGCGCTGGTCGTTGCGCTCGGCCTCGCGGCCGCCGCCTGCGGCGAGCGCTCGCGGGCCGAGCCGTCGACCGCGACCAAGCCGGAGCCGGTGACGGTCACGGTCGCGAACACGGCCGTGCGGCCCATCGAGCGCACGGTGTCGGTGGTCGGCACGCTGGCACCGACCGCGCAGGCCGAGGTGGCGAGCGACATCGAGGGACGGCTGGTCGCCATCGAGGCCGACCTCGGCGATCGCGTGCACCCCGAGCAGGTGCTGGCGCGTGTGCGCGAGGACGAGATCCGGGCGAAGCTGCGGGAGGCCGAGGCGAGCCTCGAGAAGGCCGTCGCCGACGAGGGCAGGGGCCGTCCGCTGCACGGCAACGGCGTCATCTCGGCCCAGGAGTACGAGCAGGTGCGGACGGCGCTCGAGGTGGCGCGGGCGCGGCGCGACCAGCTCCGCATCCAGCTCGAGCGCGCCGCCATCCGCTCGCCGCTCGAAGGCTCCGTCGCCGCCCGCCTCCTCGACGCGGGCTGCTACGTGAAGCCGGGGACGGTGGTCTTCCGGCTGGTGCAGGACGACCCGCTCAAGTTCCGCGGCGACGTCCCGGAGCGCGATGTCCCGGCGCTCGCCGCCGGTCAGGACGTGCGCATCACCGTCGACGCCTTCCCGGGCGAGACCTTCGTCGGCCACGTGAGCCGCGTCGGCGCGGCCTCCGATCCGGCCGTCCGCTCGCTCGCCTTCGAGGCGCTGGTGTCCAACGAGGACCACCGCCTCCGCCCGGGCTTCTTCGGCCACGGCGAGGTGGTGGTGCGGCGCGACGAGCGGGCGCTGGCCGTGCCGCGGAGCGCGCTCAGCACGTTCGCGGGCGTCACCAAGCTCTTCGTCATCGAGGACGGCGTCGCGCGCGAGCGACAGGTCGTCGTCGGCGTCGACCTCGGCGACGGCTGGGTGGAGGTGACCGAGGGGGTCGCGCGCGGCACCCAGGTGGCGACCAGCGGCCTCTCCAAGCTCGCCGACGGCACGCCGGTCGTCGTGCGGGCCGACGCCCCGCCCGGGGCCTGA
- the pgl gene encoding 6-phosphogluconolactonase: MERLQVGLDAGRAARVRARDGERHRRHGSALYPRRPTVNAVAASTPIRYEERMDVDVYPTDAEAFAAAAALVAEALRAAAAARGRATLALAGGRGGRGVMVALAERSDLPWDRIEWFWGDERCVPVDDPRSNVRLARESLLGPRGIAAVRIHPPPVELARPEAIADAYGRALAALLEAEPVFDAVLLGVGGDGHVASLMPGCRALSATVPVAAVALEEVTAEPHVARITVTPPVLDAARRVVVVATGAEKARPVAAALRGPEDPARVPAQLVRPSARVRWVIDRAAAGDLLRDARPAPQ, translated from the coding sequence ATGGAACGTCTTCAGGTCGGCCTGGATGCCGGCCGCGCCGCCCGGGTCCGAGCCCGCGATGGTGAGCGCCACCGGCGGCATGGCTCCGCGCTATACCCGCGCCGACCCACCGTCAACGCCGTCGCCGCGTCGACCCCGATCCGCTATGAGGAGCGCATGGACGTCGACGTCTATCCGACGGACGCCGAGGCGTTCGCCGCCGCGGCGGCGCTCGTCGCCGAGGCGCTTCGCGCGGCGGCCGCCGCGCGCGGCCGGGCCACGCTCGCGCTCGCGGGCGGCCGCGGCGGCCGCGGCGTCATGGTGGCGCTCGCCGAGCGCAGCGACCTGCCCTGGGATCGGATCGAGTGGTTCTGGGGCGACGAGCGCTGCGTCCCGGTCGACGATCCGCGGAGCAACGTCCGCCTGGCCCGCGAGTCGCTCCTCGGGCCGCGCGGCATCGCCGCGGTGCGCATCCATCCGCCGCCCGTCGAGCTCGCCCGGCCCGAGGCGATTGCCGACGCGTACGGCCGAGCGCTCGCGGCGCTGCTCGAGGCCGAACCCGTGTTCGACGCGGTCCTGCTCGGCGTCGGCGGGGACGGGCACGTGGCGTCGCTCATGCCCGGCTGCCGAGCGCTCAGCGCAACGGTGCCGGTGGCGGCGGTGGCCCTCGAGGAGGTCACGGCGGAGCCGCACGTGGCCCGCATCACGGTGACGCCGCCCGTGCTCGACGCCGCGCGCCGCGTGGTGGTCGTCGCGACCGGCGCCGAGAAGGCCCGTCCGGTGGCTGCCGCCCTCCGCGGCCCCGAGGATCCGGCGCGCGTGCCCGCGCAGCTCGTGCGGCCGTCGGCCCGCGTTCGATGGGTGATCGACCGCGCCGCCGCGGGCGACCTCCTGCGCGATGCGCGACCGGCGCCTCAGTAG
- the thiD gene encoding bifunctional hydroxymethylpyrimidine kinase/phosphomethylpyrimidine kinase: protein MPPVALTIAGSDPGGAAGIQADLKTFHAFAVYGASVVTALTAQDTMAVHAIVDVEPSFVGAQLDAVLGDLPVAAAKTGMLGRAAVVEVVSARLAAHPVPRLVVDPVLIAGGGQPLTERAALEVLRRMLLPLATLVTPNLLEAAALTGRSVRNVADMHDAARALVDLGARAALVTGGHLAGPPVDVLFDGAAFHELDGPRIGETPAHGTGCTLSAAITAGLAAGLSVADAVARARRYVRRALESAPALGRGRRPLNHLVTPDGR, encoded by the coding sequence ATGCCGCCGGTGGCGCTCACCATCGCGGGCTCGGACCCGGGCGGCGCGGCCGGCATCCAGGCCGACCTGAAGACGTTCCATGCCTTCGCGGTCTACGGCGCGAGCGTGGTGACGGCGCTCACCGCGCAGGACACCATGGCCGTGCACGCGATCGTGGACGTCGAGCCGAGCTTCGTCGGCGCGCAGCTCGATGCCGTGCTCGGCGACCTGCCCGTCGCGGCGGCGAAGACCGGGATGCTCGGCCGCGCTGCGGTCGTCGAGGTGGTGAGCGCCCGCCTCGCAGCGCATCCCGTCCCCCGTCTCGTCGTCGACCCCGTGCTGATCGCCGGCGGCGGCCAGCCGCTCACGGAGCGAGCGGCCCTCGAGGTGCTCCGGCGGATGCTGCTGCCGCTCGCGACGCTGGTGACGCCGAACCTCCTCGAGGCCGCAGCGCTCACCGGCCGGTCCGTGCGCAACGTCGCGGACATGCACGACGCGGCGCGCGCGCTCGTCGACCTCGGCGCCCGGGCAGCGCTCGTCACCGGCGGGCACCTCGCCGGTCCGCCGGTCGACGTGCTCTTCGACGGCGCCGCGTTCCACGAGCTCGACGGGCCACGGATCGGCGAGACGCCGGCGCACGGCACCGGATGTACGCTGTCGGCCGCGATCACCGCCGGTCTCGCCGCAGGTCTCTCCGTGGCCGATGCGGTTGCGCGCGCGCGCCGCTACGTGCGCCGCGCGCTCGAGTCCGCGCCGGCGCTCGGTCGCGGGCGCCGCCCACTGAACCATCTGGTGACTCCCGACGGGAGGTGA
- a CDS encoding efflux RND transporter permease subunit, giving the protein MRFADVFIRRPVFATMLIASLVVLGLFSYRSLGLDLFPNIDFPIVTVTTTLKGASVEEMETGVTKVIEEAVNTIDGIDELRSITKEGLSAIVIQFVLEKSRDTAAQDVRDKVATVLAQLPVGTDPPVIDKFDVDAIPVMGIALSGRRNLREVTELARRQVKEDIETLAGVGQVLMLGGQERAINISVDPDRLTAQGLSIGEVRDAIQRQNLELPGGRLDQTRRELVVRTMGRVERAADFGDLIVARGGERPLRVRDIGTAEDGIVEPRTLSRLNGEKAVQLVVRKQSGTNTVEVIDRVHAELDRLRAVLPADIEMRVIRDQSRFIKASIETVRVHMWLGAALVAFTVLLFMRDWRSTVVAGIAIPTSVVSTFTFMRYMGFTLNNVTMLALVLAVGIVIDDAVVVLENIFRHVEEEGTPPRRAASEATAEIALAVMATTLSLVIIFLPVAFMAGRVGRFFHSFGLTVAVAIMVSLLVSFTLTPSLSARVLRRRGGHAAEGGRLYRLAERAYGRVLAWSLGHRWVIVLVAVATVLSTGPLFRTVGKTFLPQDDQSELEISIRTPGGFTLAETSRLFAEIEQRVRALRGVTDVLATIGDQSGRVKPGEGDVTTGSIYVRLVDLRARRFSQFDVMADARRLLAEYPDLRTSVQGVNPFSTGGQRLSDVEFNLRGPDLDRLQAYADRVMPAMRELPGLVDVDTTLAVRTPELRLLIDREKASDQGVNVQDIAATVQTYVAGQPISKYKESDEQYDIWLRAEAGRRRTPDDVGDLTVRAHGGALVRLRNLVRLREDLGPAEIDRVDRQRSVTIVANLLPELPLATAIAHVNRIAAELDMPPLYNVQWTGRAKTLAESNLNFVLAFGLSIVFMYMVLAAQFESFVHPVTIMLALPLTVPFALFSLVCLGEALNVYSMLGLFMLFGIVKKNGILQIDYTNTLRARGVPRDQAIREANRVRLRPILMTTVMLIFGMLPIALGQGPGSGSRGSIARVIVGGQALSLLITLLITPVAYSLFDDLRAWRPSWAPALAARLRQLRARAPGPEATVHGSGDAGSPPRPRPTRAAEL; this is encoded by the coding sequence ATGCGCTTCGCCGACGTCTTCATCCGCCGCCCGGTCTTCGCGACCATGCTGATCGCGTCGCTCGTGGTGCTCGGGCTCTTCTCCTACCGGAGCCTCGGCCTCGACCTCTTTCCGAACATCGACTTCCCGATCGTCACCGTCACCACGACGCTCAAGGGCGCGAGCGTCGAGGAGATGGAGACCGGGGTCACCAAGGTGATCGAGGAGGCGGTCAACACGATCGACGGCATCGACGAGCTCCGCAGCATCACCAAGGAGGGCCTGTCGGCGATCGTCATCCAGTTCGTGCTCGAGAAGTCGCGCGACACCGCGGCCCAGGACGTGCGGGACAAGGTGGCCACCGTCCTCGCCCAGCTGCCCGTCGGGACCGACCCGCCGGTCATCGACAAGTTCGACGTGGACGCCATCCCCGTCATGGGCATCGCGCTCTCCGGGCGGCGGAACCTGCGCGAGGTGACCGAGCTCGCCCGCCGGCAGGTGAAGGAGGACATCGAGACGCTCGCCGGGGTCGGGCAGGTGCTCATGCTCGGCGGCCAGGAACGCGCCATCAACATCTCCGTCGACCCGGACCGGTTGACGGCGCAGGGCCTGTCGATCGGCGAGGTGCGCGACGCGATCCAGCGGCAGAACCTCGAGCTGCCCGGCGGCCGGCTCGACCAGACGCGCCGCGAGCTGGTGGTGCGCACCATGGGCCGCGTCGAGCGGGCCGCCGATTTCGGCGACCTCATCGTGGCGCGCGGCGGCGAGCGGCCGCTGCGGGTGCGGGACATCGGCACGGCCGAGGACGGCATCGTCGAGCCGCGCACGCTCTCCCGGCTGAACGGCGAGAAGGCCGTGCAGCTCGTCGTCCGCAAGCAGTCCGGCACCAACACCGTCGAGGTGATCGACCGGGTGCACGCCGAGCTCGACCGGCTGCGTGCGGTGCTGCCGGCGGACATCGAGATGCGCGTCATCCGCGACCAGTCGCGCTTCATCAAGGCCTCGATCGAGACGGTGCGCGTGCACATGTGGCTCGGCGCGGCGCTCGTCGCGTTCACCGTGCTGCTCTTCATGCGCGACTGGCGGAGCACGGTGGTGGCGGGCATCGCCATCCCGACCTCCGTGGTCTCCACCTTCACCTTCATGCGCTACATGGGCTTCACGCTGAACAACGTTACGATGCTCGCCCTGGTGCTCGCCGTCGGCATCGTGATCGACGACGCGGTGGTCGTGCTCGAGAACATCTTCCGCCACGTGGAGGAGGAGGGGACGCCGCCGCGGCGCGCGGCCTCCGAGGCGACCGCGGAGATCGCCCTCGCGGTCATGGCGACGACGCTCTCGCTGGTCATCATTTTCCTGCCGGTGGCGTTCATGGCGGGGCGCGTGGGGCGCTTCTTCCACAGCTTCGGGCTGACGGTGGCGGTGGCGATCATGGTGTCGCTCCTCGTCTCCTTCACGCTCACCCCGTCGCTCAGCGCGCGGGTGCTCCGGCGCCGCGGCGGCCACGCCGCCGAGGGCGGCCGCCTCTATCGCCTGGCGGAGCGCGCCTACGGCCGCGTGCTCGCCTGGTCGCTCGGCCACCGCTGGGTGATCGTGCTGGTCGCCGTCGCCACCGTGCTGTCCACCGGGCCGCTCTTCCGGACGGTCGGGAAGACGTTTCTTCCGCAGGACGACCAGAGCGAGCTCGAGATATCGATCCGGACGCCAGGCGGCTTCACGCTGGCCGAGACGTCGCGCCTCTTTGCGGAAATCGAGCAGCGCGTGCGAGCGCTCCGGGGCGTCACCGACGTGCTGGCGACGATCGGCGACCAGTCCGGGCGGGTCAAGCCGGGCGAGGGCGACGTGACCACCGGCTCGATCTACGTCCGGCTCGTCGACCTCCGCGCGCGGCGCTTCTCGCAGTTCGACGTCATGGCCGACGCCCGCCGGCTGCTCGCGGAGTACCCCGACCTCCGCACCAGCGTCCAGGGCGTGAACCCGTTCTCCACGGGTGGGCAGCGGCTCTCCGACGTCGAGTTCAACCTGCGCGGTCCCGACCTCGACCGCCTGCAGGCCTACGCCGACCGGGTGATGCCGGCCATGCGCGAGCTGCCCGGTCTGGTCGACGTCGATACGACCCTCGCGGTGCGGACCCCCGAGCTCAGGCTCCTGATCGACCGCGAGAAGGCGTCGGACCAGGGCGTCAACGTGCAGGACATCGCCGCCACCGTGCAGACCTATGTCGCCGGCCAGCCGATCTCGAAGTACAAGGAGAGCGACGAGCAGTACGACATCTGGCTCAGGGCCGAGGCGGGCCGGCGGCGCACGCCGGACGACGTCGGGGACCTCACCGTGCGGGCCCACGGCGGCGCGCTCGTCCGGCTCCGCAATCTCGTGCGCCTGCGCGAGGACCTGGGGCCCGCCGAGATCGACCGCGTCGACCGCCAGCGCTCGGTCACGATCGTCGCCAACCTGCTGCCCGAGCTGCCGCTCGCCACGGCCATCGCGCACGTCAACCGCATCGCGGCCGAGCTCGACATGCCGCCCCTCTACAACGTCCAGTGGACGGGCCGCGCCAAGACGCTCGCCGAGAGCAACCTGAACTTCGTGCTCGCCTTCGGCCTGAGCATCGTGTTCATGTACATGGTGCTCGCGGCGCAGTTCGAGAGCTTCGTCCACCCGGTCACCATCATGCTGGCGCTGCCGCTGACGGTGCCGTTCGCGCTCTTCTCGCTCGTGTGCCTCGGCGAGGCCCTCAACGTCTACAGCATGCTCGGGCTCTTCATGCTGTTCGGCATCGTGAAGAAGAACGGCATCCTGCAGATCGACTACACCAACACGCTCCGCGCGCGCGGCGTGCCGCGCGACCAGGCGATCCGTGAGGCGAACCGCGTGCGCCTGAGGCCCATCCTCATGACCACGGTCATGCTCATCTTCGGCATGCTGCCGATCGCCCTCGGTCAGGGACCGGGCTCGGGATCGCGCGGCTCGATCGCGCGCGTGATCGTCGGCGGGCAGGCGCTCTCCTTGCTGATCACGTTGCTCATCACACCGGTCGCCTACTCGCTGTTCGACGACCTGCGCGCCTGGCGTCCCTCCTGGGCGCCGGCGCTGGCGGCGCGCCTGAGGCAACTCCGCGCGCGCGCCCCTGGACCCGAGGCTACGGTTCACGGGAGCGGGGACGCCGGCTCGCCTCCGCGTCCTCGCCCCACGCGCGCCGCCGAGCTGTAG
- a CDS encoding TetR/AcrR family transcriptional regulator, producing MLSAGSRACADHRHGRRLGRADRGALPGRGPTRAAPGRGLAGRRVRGRAGRGGRLPDRRRRCPGTARPRPLAPGRPGGRCRVAPARGLTPFSAARDLLARTDPSVLSVNHTSRQQVKRDRILAAATAVFAERDFHQVHVSEVASRAGVGKGTVYLYFPTKDDLHRGALEASLERLAGEVERAATADAPPDAVLEEMVLRILRFFWRRPHLLTLVQRYEQRYERAARERRQRVRQAIERVLVRHRLARGALRGLAAAFLLGLARAAILEHRAEDRPELYASWVVRVYFRGLERAQEPAARRRRAAG from the coding sequence GTGTTATCCGCCGGTTCACGGGCGTGCGCCGATCATCGCCACGGGCGTCGGCTCGGTCGTGCTGATCGGGGCGCTCTACCTGGTCGTGGCCCGACTCGCGCGGCTCCGGGCCGCGGACTGGCTGGTCGTCGGGTACGCGGTCGCGCTGGTCGGGGTGGCCGCCTTCCTGATCGCCGTCGAAGGTGTCCAGGTACTGCGCGACCACGTCCCCTCGCACCTGGGCGTCCCGGTGGCAGGTGTCGCGTCGCGCCGGCCCGCGGCCTGACCCCTTTCTCCGCCGCCCGCGATCTGCTAGCGAGAACTGACCCGTCAGTTCTCTCCGTGAACCACACCAGCCGACAGCAGGTGAAACGCGACCGGATACTCGCCGCGGCCACTGCCGTGTTCGCGGAGCGGGACTTTCACCAGGTGCACGTGAGCGAGGTGGCCTCGCGCGCGGGCGTCGGCAAGGGCACGGTCTATCTCTATTTTCCGACCAAGGACGACCTCCATCGCGGTGCGCTCGAGGCGAGTCTCGAGCGGCTTGCGGGCGAGGTCGAGCGGGCGGCCACGGCCGACGCGCCGCCCGACGCCGTGCTCGAGGAGATGGTGCTCCGCATCCTCCGCTTCTTCTGGCGGCGGCCGCACCTCCTGACGCTCGTGCAGCGCTACGAGCAACGCTACGAGCGCGCGGCGCGCGAGCGCCGGCAGCGCGTGCGGCAGGCGATCGAGCGCGTGCTCGTGCGCCACCGCCTGGCACGCGGGGCGTTGCGGGGCCTCGCCGCGGCCTTCCTGCTCGGTCTCGCGCGCGCCGCCATCCTGGAGCACCGGGCCGAGGACCGCCCCGAGCTCTACGCCAGCTGGGTGGTCCGGGTGTATTTCCGTGGCCTCGAGCGCGCGCAGGAGCCCGCGGCGCGGCGGCGGAGGGCCGCGGGATGA